One Lepus europaeus isolate LE1 chromosome 7, mLepTim1.pri, whole genome shotgun sequence DNA segment encodes these proteins:
- the NECTIN1 gene encoding nectin-1 produces the protein MARMGLAGAAGRWWGLALGLTAFFLPGAHTQVVQVNDSMYGFIGTDVVLHCSFANPLPSVKITQVTWQKATNGSKQNVAIYNPAMGVSVLAPYRERVEFLRPSFTDGTIRLSRLELEDEGVYICEFATFPTGNRESQLNLTVMAKPTNWIEGTHAVLRARKGQDDKVLVATCTSANGKPPSVVSWETRLKGEAEYQEIRNPNGTVTVISRYRLVPSREAHRQTLACIVNYHMDRFKESLTLNVQYEPEVTIEGFDGNWYLQRMDVKLTCKADANPPATEYHWTTMNGSLPKGVEAQNRTLFFRGPISYSLAGTYVCEATNPIGTRSGQVEVNITEFPYTPSPPEHGRRAGPVPTAIIGGVAGSVLLVLIVVGGIVVALRRRRHTFKGDYSTKKHVYGNGYSKAGIPQHHPPMAQNLQYPDDSDDDKKAGPLGGSSYEEEEEEEGGGGERKVGGPHPKYDEDAKRPYFTVDEAEARQDGYGDRTLGYQYDPEQLDLAENMVSQNDGSFISKKEWYV, from the exons GTGCCCACACGCAGGTGGTGCAGGTGAACGACTCCATGTATGGCTTCATCGGCACCGACGTGGTGCTGCACTGTAGCTTTGCCAACCCGCTGCCTAGCGTGAAGATCACCCAGGTCACGTGGCAGAAGGCGACCAATGGCTCCAAGCAGAACGTGGCCATCTACAACCCGGCCATGGGGGTGTCGGTGCTGGCTCCCTACCGCGAGCGCGTGGAGTTCCTGCGGCCCTCCTTCACGGATGGCACCATCCGCCTGTCCCGCCTGGAGCTGGAGGACGAGGGTGTCTACATCTGCGAGTTTGCCACCTTCCCCACGGGCAATCGCGAGAGCCAGCTCAATCTCACCGTGATGG CCAAGCCCACCAACTGGATTGAGGGCACCCACGCAGTGCTCCGAGCCAGGAAGGGCCAGGACGACAAGGTCCTGGTGGCCACCTGCACCTCGGCCAACGGGAAGCCCCCCAGCGTGGTGTCCTGGGAGACGCGGCTAAAGGGCGAGGCAGAGTACCAGGAGATCCGGAACCCCAACGGCACAGTGACGGTCATCAGCCGGTACCGCCTGGTGCCCAGCAGGGAGGCCCACCGGCAGACCCTGGCCTGCATCGTCAACTACCACATGGACCGCTTCAAGGAGAGCCTCACCCTCAACGTGCAGT ATGAGCCCGAGGTGACCATCGAGGGATTTGATGGCAACTGGTACCTGCAGCGGATGGACGTGAAGCTCACGTGCAAAGCGGACGCCAACCCCCCCGCCACCGAGTACCACTGGACCAC GATGAACGGCTCCCTCCCCAAGGGCGTGGAGGCCCAGAACAGAACCCTTTTCTTCAGGGGTCCCATCAGCTACAGCCTGGCTGGGACCTACGTCTGTGAGGCCACCAACCCCATCGGCACTCGCTCTGGCCAGGTGGAGGTCAATATCACAG aATTTCCCTACACCCCGTCTCCTCCCGAGCATGGGCGACGCGCCGGGCCGGTGCCCACGGCCATCATTGGGGGCGTGGCGGGGAGCGTCCTGCTGGTGCTGATTGTGGTCGGCGGCATCGTGGTGGCCCTgcgccggcgccggcacaccttcAAGGGCGACTACAGCACCAAGAAGCACGTGTACGGCAACGGCTACAGCAAGGCGGGCATTCCCCAGCACCACCCGCCCATGGCGCAGAACCTGCAGTACCCCGACGACTCGGACGACGACAAGAAGGCCGGCCCGCTGGGCGGGAGCAGctacgaggaggaggaggaggaggagggcggagGGGGCGAGCGCAAGGTGGGCGGCCCCCACCCCAAATACGACGAGGACGCCAAGCGGCCCTACTTCACGGTGGATGAGGCCGAGGCCCGGCAGGACGGCTACGGGGACCGGACTCTGGGCTACCAGTACGACCCTGAGCAACTGGACTTGGCTGAGAACATGGTGTCTCAGAACGACGGGTCTTTCATTTCCAAGAAGGAGTGGTACGTGTAG